Proteins encoded within one genomic window of Amycolatopsis nigrescens CSC17Ta-90:
- a CDS encoding HAD family hydrolase codes for MSRISRALVVAAVLAAPLLPASASASEVESRPCPQLRLADHWYGDNAAKIQRVIDERGRCGTGGRPLAVFDWDNTVIKNDISDQTIFWMLRHDKVLQPQARDWRSTSRFITDAGADALAAACGTAVPAGAPLPTSRNFACADEILSVRKSGKTTSGEEVFAGYNHRYMEAGYAWVAQLNAGYRPAEVRAIARAARDEALRAPVGATQRVGSGTEVAWVRYYPEIKDLIATLNRAGFSTWVVSASPKETADVWSAEVGIPPSRTIGINSLTSHGRINGHLEGCGGLPDGADAIMPYIDGKRCFINKKILGIEGAAQLDAAPEAQRQALAGGDATTDVTMLRDATGVRVTLNRNKDELMCRAYDNADGRWAVNPMFIQPLPALNRAYPCATNAYENADGSTGPVLRDDGTVIPDQRDTVHG; via the coding sequence GTGTCGAGGATTTCGCGGGCGCTGGTCGTGGCCGCCGTACTGGCCGCACCGTTGCTGCCCGCATCGGCGAGTGCGTCCGAAGTGGAATCGCGGCCATGTCCGCAGTTACGGCTCGCGGATCATTGGTACGGCGACAACGCGGCGAAGATCCAGCGGGTGATCGACGAGCGCGGCCGGTGCGGAACGGGCGGCCGGCCGCTGGCGGTGTTCGACTGGGACAACACCGTGATCAAGAACGACATCTCCGACCAGACCATCTTCTGGATGCTGCGCCACGACAAGGTGCTGCAACCGCAGGCGCGGGATTGGCGCAGCACCAGCAGGTTCATCACCGATGCCGGCGCGGACGCGCTCGCCGCCGCCTGCGGCACCGCGGTGCCGGCCGGTGCTCCCTTGCCCACCAGCAGGAATTTCGCCTGCGCCGACGAGATCCTTTCGGTGCGCAAGTCCGGGAAGACCACTTCGGGAGAAGAGGTCTTCGCCGGGTACAACCACCGGTACATGGAGGCGGGCTACGCCTGGGTCGCGCAACTCAACGCCGGCTACCGGCCGGCCGAGGTGCGGGCCATCGCGCGGGCGGCGCGGGACGAGGCGCTGCGCGCTCCGGTCGGCGCCACCCAGCGCGTCGGTTCCGGCACCGAAGTGGCCTGGGTGCGCTACTACCCGGAGATCAAGGACCTGATCGCGACGCTGAACCGGGCTGGCTTCTCGACCTGGGTGGTGTCCGCGTCGCCGAAGGAAACCGCGGATGTGTGGAGCGCCGAAGTGGGCATCCCGCCAAGTCGCACCATCGGCATCAACTCCCTCACCAGCCACGGCCGCATCAACGGTCACCTCGAAGGCTGCGGCGGGCTGCCGGACGGCGCGGACGCGATCATGCCGTACATCGACGGCAAAAGGTGCTTCATCAACAAGAAGATCCTCGGTATCGAAGGCGCCGCGCAGCTCGACGCCGCCCCCGAAGCACAACGCCAGGCACTGGCCGGCGGCGACGCGACCACCGACGTCACCATGCTCCGCGACGCCACCGGCGTGCGCGTCACGCTCAACCGCAACAAGGACGAGCTGATGTGCCGCGCCTACGACAACGCGGACGGACGCTGGGCGGTCAACCCGATGTTCATCCAGCCGCTACCCGCGCTGAACCGCGCGTATCCCTGTGCCACCAACGCGTATGAGAACGCCGACGGCTCCACCGGCCCGGTGCTGCGCGACGACGGCACGGTCATCCCGGACCAGCGCGACACCGTGCACGGCTGA
- a CDS encoding thermonuclease family protein, translating into MPSQESMPGKRLPKWLKITLAVFAVLFVLGAIFGRSPDDPQPVAAPVTTSATPTTTTSPSPAVVNERVTAVTDGHTVVLASGKKVRAAGIRAPIGTGCFHDEAAAWAIGQLIGQAITVQLLGVTDQAGIALASLTTANGADYAATALQAGYAKYIVDGASAAVGSSLQTAERIASTGALGLWGSPCKGNIDSPAPAPSPTAAASVPKATTKAAEPEPATEAPPARETEAPAGYYPNCAAARAAGVAPLHRGDPGYSRKLDADGDGVACERK; encoded by the coding sequence ATGCCGTCGCAGGAGTCTATGCCGGGAAAACGGCTGCCGAAATGGCTCAAGATCACGCTCGCCGTGTTCGCCGTGCTTTTCGTGCTCGGCGCGATCTTCGGCAGATCGCCGGACGATCCCCAGCCGGTGGCGGCACCGGTGACCACCTCGGCCACTCCCACCACAACGACGTCTCCTTCTCCGGCGGTCGTCAACGAAAGGGTCACAGCGGTGACCGATGGCCATACCGTTGTGCTCGCCAGCGGGAAAAAGGTGCGCGCGGCGGGTATCCGGGCACCGATTGGTACCGGTTGTTTCCACGACGAAGCCGCTGCCTGGGCGATCGGACAACTGATCGGCCAGGCGATCACGGTCCAGCTGCTGGGGGTTACCGACCAGGCCGGTATCGCGCTGGCTTCGCTCACCACGGCCAACGGCGCCGACTACGCGGCCACCGCGTTGCAGGCCGGCTACGCGAAGTACATTGTGGACGGAGCGTCGGCCGCCGTCGGCTCCTCGCTGCAGACGGCCGAGCGGATCGCCAGCACCGGCGCGCTCGGCCTATGGGGTTCTCCTTGCAAGGGCAACATCGACTCCCCGGCACCGGCCCCGAGCCCGACCGCCGCGGCGTCGGTCCCGAAGGCGACCACGAAAGCCGCCGAGCCCGAACCCGCCACCGAGGCCCCGCCCGCCCGCGAAACCGAGGCACCCGCGGGCTACTACCCGAACTGCGCCGCGGCCAGGGCAGCCGGTGTGGCACCACTGCACCGCGGGGACCCCGGCTACAGCCGCAAACTCGACGCTGACGGCGACGGTGTCGCCTGTGAGCGGAAATGA
- a CDS encoding DUF4333 domain-containing protein translates to MLTTWKRGMLVLPALAAVALGGCSSTESTSKISKENLQQSATQALEQKVGQRPEKFDCPGDIDAKVGTTTRCVLSDKTTRYGVAVTVTSVEGSNFKLDVQVDQAPMQ, encoded by the coding sequence ATGTTGACTACGTGGAAGCGGGGAATGCTGGTCCTGCCGGCGCTGGCGGCCGTCGCGCTCGGTGGATGCAGCAGTACGGAAAGCACTTCGAAGATCTCCAAGGAGAATCTGCAGCAGAGCGCGACCCAGGCGCTCGAGCAGAAGGTCGGGCAGCGTCCGGAGAAGTTCGACTGCCCAGGCGATATCGATGCCAAGGTCGGCACCACGACCCGGTGCGTGCTCAGCGACAAGACCACCCGATACGGCGTCGCGGTCACGGTGACCTCGGTGGAGGGCAGCAACTTCAAGCTGGACGTCCAGGTCGACCAGGCACCCATGCAGTAG
- a CDS encoding response regulator yields MAIEVLLVDDHEVVRRGLRELLGDEPDIKIVAEAGSVDEALAVAMHVEPDVAVVDVRLGDGDGVALCRELRSRPNAPNCLVLTAFDDEEAMVGAIMAGAAGYLLKQVRGQDVVHAVREVAAGRSLLDPVTTARVLDKLRHPPEDELAGLTERERAVLDLIGDGLSNREIAERLFLAEKTVKNYVTSVLAKLGMQRRTQAAAWVARRGK; encoded by the coding sequence ATGGCCATCGAGGTGCTGCTAGTCGACGATCACGAGGTGGTCCGGCGCGGCCTGCGGGAGCTGCTCGGCGACGAGCCGGACATCAAGATCGTGGCCGAGGCGGGCAGCGTGGACGAGGCACTCGCGGTCGCCATGCACGTGGAACCCGATGTCGCCGTGGTGGACGTCCGGCTCGGCGACGGGGACGGGGTCGCGCTTTGCCGCGAGCTGCGGTCCCGGCCGAACGCGCCGAACTGCCTGGTGCTCACCGCCTTCGACGACGAGGAGGCGATGGTCGGCGCGATCATGGCCGGCGCGGCGGGCTACCTGCTCAAGCAGGTGCGCGGGCAGGACGTGGTGCACGCCGTCCGCGAGGTGGCGGCCGGGCGGTCCCTGCTAGACCCGGTGACCACGGCCAGGGTGCTCGACAAGCTCCGGCACCCGCCGGAGGACGAGCTGGCCGGCCTCACCGAACGCGAACGGGCCGTGCTCGACCTGATCGGGGACGGGCTGTCCAACCGGGAGATCGCCGAACGGCTGTTCCTCGCCGAAAAGACGGTGAAGAACTACGTGACCTCGGTACTCGCCAAGCTCGGCATGCAGCGCCGCACCCAGGCCGCCGCCTGGGTGGCCCGGCGCGGGAAGTAA
- a CDS encoding macro domain-containing protein, with product MTAESGTHTTRKGSGEQAIPRTPELVLCAVDEPLAQAWQAVLRPLGGSVRVHRGSVLDVPAQAVVSPANSYGWMRGGIDAVYARAFPEVEQNVRSAVLAYHGGELPIGEAVVVPTGEPSPAWLISAPTMREPGELLPADTVHPYLAARAVFLQWRDGRLEQGFDVRRVVDTIAMPGLGTGVGGVSPETCARQVAAAWEEVFATR from the coding sequence GTGACCGCCGAATCCGGCACGCACACCACCCGGAAGGGCTCCGGGGAGCAGGCCATACCCCGCACACCGGAACTGGTGCTGTGCGCTGTCGACGAACCGCTGGCCCAAGCCTGGCAGGCCGTGCTGCGCCCACTGGGCGGCTCCGTGCGCGTGCACCGCGGATCGGTCCTCGACGTGCCCGCGCAGGCGGTGGTCAGTCCCGCGAACTCCTACGGCTGGATGCGCGGCGGCATCGACGCCGTCTACGCCCGCGCGTTCCCCGAGGTGGAGCAGAACGTGCGGAGTGCGGTGCTCGCCTACCACGGCGGCGAACTGCCGATCGGTGAAGCGGTCGTGGTGCCCACCGGCGAGCCCTCCCCGGCCTGGCTGATCAGCGCACCGACCATGCGCGAACCCGGTGAGCTGCTGCCCGCGGACACCGTGCACCCCTATCTCGCCGCGCGGGCGGTGTTCCTGCAATGGCGGGACGGCAGGCTCGAACAGGGCTTCGACGTCCGCCGCGTGGTGGACACCATCGCGATGCCCGGCCTCGGCACCGGCGTCGGCGGAGTCTCGCCGGAGACCTGCGCACGCCAGGTCGCCGCCGCCTGGGAAGAGGTCTTCGCCACTCGGTGA
- a CDS encoding nucleotide pyrophosphohydrolase yields the protein MTLDELIQRQRDFAAARDWEGFHTPKNLVMALSGEVGELSALFQWLTPDEAVACLDDPDLAANVRDEIADVTLYLIRLADVLGIDLIAAARTKIDRNEHRFPPLHS from the coding sequence GTGACACTCGACGAGCTCATCCAGCGCCAGCGCGACTTCGCCGCCGCCCGCGACTGGGAAGGTTTCCACACCCCGAAGAACTTGGTCATGGCGCTGTCCGGCGAGGTCGGCGAACTTTCCGCGCTGTTCCAGTGGCTCACCCCCGACGAGGCCGTCGCCTGCCTCGACGACCCCGACCTCGCCGCGAACGTGCGCGACGAGATCGCCGACGTCACCCTCTACCTGATCCGGCTCGCCGACGTGCTCGGCATCGACCTGATCGCCGCCGCGCGGACGAAGATCGACCGCAACGAGCACCGCTTCCCGCCACTGCACAGCTGA
- a CDS encoding glycoside hydrolase family 25 protein: MTDYGIDISHYQSVEDWKAVRDNNITYAVLKVTESTDYVDPTSAGYADGARGAGVAAGGYHFARPVDVGAQVAHFADRLSERGLLGSGSIWPALDLEAEGFGDPNAFARDFIAQFRERTGVRGMLVYANLNWFTTILRPDEWADDGVLLWIARYNGDPGNPGWAHSRLAVHQHSSTGSVPGIPGSVDRNATVGSYGVASFTIP; this comes from the coding sequence ATGACGGACTACGGCATAGACATCTCCCACTACCAGTCCGTCGAGGACTGGAAAGCGGTGCGGGACAACAACATCACCTACGCGGTGCTGAAGGTGACCGAGTCCACCGACTACGTGGACCCGACCTCCGCCGGGTACGCCGACGGCGCCCGCGGAGCCGGGGTCGCGGCGGGTGGCTACCACTTCGCGCGACCGGTGGACGTCGGGGCGCAGGTCGCGCATTTCGCGGACCGGTTGTCCGAGCGGGGCTTGCTCGGCTCGGGCAGTATCTGGCCGGCGCTGGACCTGGAGGCCGAAGGGTTCGGCGACCCCAACGCGTTCGCCCGCGACTTCATCGCGCAGTTCCGGGAACGCACCGGCGTGCGGGGCATGTTGGTGTACGCGAACCTGAACTGGTTCACCACCATCCTGCGGCCGGACGAATGGGCCGATGACGGGGTGCTGCTGTGGATCGCTCGCTACAACGGGGATCCCGGCAACCCGGGCTGGGCACACTCGCGACTCGCGGTGCACCAGCACAGCAGTACCGGTTCGGTGCCCGGAATTCCGGGAAGCGTGGACAGGAACGCGACGGTCGGTTCCTACGGTGTCGCCAGTTTCACGATTCCATAA
- the coaA gene encoding type I pantothenate kinase produces MPRVRELSPYVELHREQWRELRRSTPLPLTAAELVRLRGLGEQVDLAEVAEVYLPLSRLINLQVAARQRLYEATTTFLGEDCRNTKVPFVIGIAGSVAVGKSTTARILRTLLARWPDHPRVDLVTTDGFLYPRAELVRRGIMHRKGFPESYDRRALLRFVAEVKSGAEEVSAPVYSHLAYDILPGEEQVVRRPDILIVEGLNVLQTGPRLTVSDLFDFSIYVDAHNDDIERWYVERFLKLRHTAFADPASHFHHFAGLSDDEARAEGLHLWRTINEPNLVENIRPTRPRATLVLRKDADHSINRVRLRKL; encoded by the coding sequence ATGCCACGGGTCCGCGAACTGAGCCCCTACGTGGAGCTTCACCGGGAACAATGGCGCGAACTGCGGAGATCCACTCCGCTGCCGCTGACCGCGGCGGAACTGGTCCGGCTGCGCGGGCTCGGCGAACAGGTCGACCTTGCCGAGGTCGCCGAGGTCTACCTCCCGCTGTCCCGGCTGATCAACCTCCAGGTCGCGGCAAGGCAGCGGCTGTACGAGGCGACCACCACCTTCCTCGGCGAGGACTGCCGCAACACCAAGGTGCCGTTCGTGATCGGCATCGCGGGCAGTGTCGCGGTCGGCAAGTCGACCACCGCGCGAATCCTGCGCACCCTGCTCGCCCGCTGGCCGGACCACCCCAGGGTCGACCTGGTCACCACGGACGGCTTCCTCTACCCGCGGGCCGAACTGGTGCGCCGCGGCATCATGCACCGCAAGGGCTTCCCGGAGAGCTACGACCGCCGGGCGCTGCTCAGGTTCGTCGCCGAGGTGAAATCCGGGGCGGAAGAGGTCAGCGCGCCGGTCTACTCGCACCTGGCCTACGACATCCTGCCCGGCGAGGAGCAGGTGGTCCGCCGGCCGGACATCCTGATCGTCGAGGGCTTGAACGTGCTGCAGACCGGTCCCCGGCTTACCGTGTCCGACCTGTTCGACTTCTCGATCTACGTGGACGCGCACAACGACGACATCGAACGCTGGTACGTCGAGCGCTTCCTCAAGCTGCGGCACACCGCCTTCGCCGACCCGGCCTCGCATTTCCACCACTTCGCCGGGCTGTCCGACGACGAGGCACGGGCCGAGGGGCTGCACCTGTGGCGCACCATCAACGAGCCCAACCTGGTGGAGAACATCCGGCCGACCCGGCCGCGGGCGACCCTGGTGCTGCGCAAGGACGCCGACCATTCGATCAACCGGGTCCGGCTGCGCAAGCTCTGA
- a CDS encoding nitrate- and nitrite sensing domain-containing protein, with translation MPGIALLLAGLALTGQLVAQSGETRGPAGRFAATITPVATFLTAVREERLLTLRALARPAENRAALTEQRTRLDLAFRELPADTLAEDPATATRTAVGKLRVLLDQLPAQRQAIDTAQQSAAQAYAFYNQIADTALTAQRGEPPDARFALSQSAALGIFFGAEHFARADALAAAAVGRGSLGGEDFRMFAGETGAYHAILDRGGLLVGDDGRRVVAVENALTSAGPGVTPKLPVPETEWREAAAGLLDRLTGKYLQQGGMAASSALDRGGNTLTGGLLGGAALVVFGLAVCLAGNRLANRLAARLSGLRDETLQVADRQLPELLGRVRTGEELDSGAEVYFADHGEDEIGQVADGFSEAQQSVIAAAVQEAKIRKGATAVFLSLAHRSQLLVHRQLKVLDQAERNQQDPGQLELLFQLDHLTTRSRRNAENLMVLGGSRPARQWRNPVRLDDAVRSAIAETEDYAKVGLTAVPDVYLDGSVVADLVHLLAELIDNASSFSEAGVEVRGNPVGRGLVLEIEDQGCGLDDDRRAELNALLHSPPDFSRMALSGEPRLGLFVVGTLAARHRIGVTLQESGYGGVRAIVLIRSELLSAEPVPDQADGDVPSPRPRRVATTLHMPPPKRVTPVREEGGWPAKAPYSL, from the coding sequence GTGCCGGGTATCGCCCTGCTGCTCGCCGGGCTCGCGCTGACCGGCCAGCTGGTGGCGCAGTCCGGTGAGACCCGCGGCCCGGCAGGCCGGTTCGCCGCCACCATCACCCCGGTCGCGACCTTCCTCACCGCGGTACGGGAGGAACGGCTGCTCACCCTGCGCGCACTGGCAAGGCCGGCGGAGAACAGGGCCGCGCTGACCGAGCAGCGGACCCGGCTCGACCTGGCCTTTCGCGAGCTGCCGGCGGACACGCTGGCGGAAGACCCGGCCACCGCGACCAGGACCGCGGTCGGCAAGCTGCGGGTGCTGCTCGACCAGCTGCCCGCGCAGCGGCAGGCGATCGACACCGCGCAGCAGTCGGCCGCGCAGGCCTACGCCTTCTACAACCAGATCGCCGACACCGCGCTGACCGCGCAACGGGGCGAGCCACCCGATGCCCGGTTCGCGTTGTCCCAGTCGGCCGCGCTGGGAATTTTTTTTGGCGCCGAACATTTTGCCCGTGCAGATGCACTTGCGGCCGCGGCCGTCGGGCGGGGCAGCCTCGGTGGCGAGGACTTCCGGATGTTCGCCGGGGAGACGGGCGCCTACCACGCCATTCTGGATCGTGGTGGCCTGCTGGTCGGGGACGACGGCAGGCGGGTCGTCGCGGTGGAGAACGCGCTGACCTCCGCCGGGCCAGGCGTCACCCCCAAGCTGCCGGTGCCCGAAACGGAATGGCGGGAGGCCGCGGCCGGCCTGCTCGACCGGCTCACCGGGAAGTACCTCCAGCAGGGCGGTATGGCGGCTTCCTCGGCGCTCGACCGCGGCGGGAACACGTTGACCGGCGGGCTGCTCGGCGGTGCCGCGCTGGTGGTCTTCGGGCTGGCCGTGTGCCTGGCCGGAAACCGGCTGGCGAACCGGCTGGCCGCCAGGCTGAGCGGGCTGCGCGACGAAACCCTGCAGGTCGCGGACCGGCAGCTGCCCGAACTGCTCGGTCGGGTGCGCACCGGCGAGGAGCTGGACTCCGGTGCGGAGGTGTACTTCGCCGACCACGGCGAGGACGAGATCGGCCAGGTCGCGGACGGGTTCAGCGAGGCGCAGCAGAGCGTGATCGCGGCCGCCGTGCAGGAGGCCAAGATCAGGAAGGGCGCCACCGCGGTGTTCCTCAGCCTGGCGCACCGCAGCCAGCTGCTCGTGCATCGGCAGTTGAAGGTGCTCGATCAGGCGGAACGGAACCAGCAGGACCCCGGCCAGCTCGAGCTGCTCTTCCAGCTCGACCACCTGACCACCCGCTCCCGGCGCAACGCGGAGAACCTGATGGTGCTCGGCGGTTCCAGGCCGGCCCGGCAGTGGCGCAACCCGGTCCGCCTCGACGACGCGGTGCGCAGCGCGATCGCGGAGACCGAGGACTACGCGAAGGTCGGCCTGACCGCGGTGCCGGACGTGTACCTCGACGGCTCGGTGGTGGCCGACCTGGTGCATCTGCTGGCCGAGCTGATCGACAACGCCAGCTCGTTCTCCGAAGCGGGGGTCGAGGTGCGCGGCAACCCGGTCGGCCGTGGGCTGGTGCTCGAGATCGAGGACCAGGGCTGCGGGCTGGACGACGACCGGCGCGCGGAGCTGAACGCGTTGCTGCACAGTCCACCGGACTTCAGCCGGATGGCGTTGTCCGGCGAGCCGCGGCTCGGCCTGTTCGTGGTGGGCACCCTGGCCGCCCGGCACCGGATCGGGGTGACCCTGCAGGAGTCCGGTTACGGCGGGGTGCGGGCGATCGTGCTGATCCGCAGCGAGCTGCTCTCCGCCGAGCCGGTGCCGGACCAGGCCGACGGCGACGTTCCGTCACCGCGGCCGAGGCGGGTCGCGACCACCCTGCACATGCCCCCGCCGAAACGTGTCACCCCGGTGCGGGAGGAGGGCGGATGGCCGGCGAAAGCGCCTTACAGCCTGTGA
- a CDS encoding putative T7SS-secreted protein produces MAAELGSTEDPKELVPGNPETVNGAADQLTAKANTMKTVADDLGNVRVDGWEGKASNAFWDGFSGEKPNWMRGHDSMTAAAKTLTSHASTLTWAQGQATEAIALWKEGEAATKKAKAEFDADPANAGTPAPGGTVKPAFNDPGEAKRAEAREMLSEARRQLKEAGSTNGKAIENEGGKGPGAPSWLSGPAAFVDKAGAGKTNIGKTFKEHTLLNEAEKDSKTGDKFGKYKEFGDKFEDKKGPDVKVALGEWSKEANLFKVDAKGATQLGDVTIAGSAEAKVGAEVGASGSIGRDGISGEVKASAGATASAQGSAIYGPAEVGGSAKAFAGAEAQASGSVGPDGVKAGASAFAGARAEGEVHADVGGVGAGVKGEAWAGVGAEANVQAGFEDGKFKIGGEAGVGLGIGGKIGGEITIDPGKIADTVGDAAGAVGDAVGDAASAINPFD; encoded by the coding sequence ATGGCCGCTGAACTCGGTTCCACAGAGGACCCCAAGGAGCTGGTCCCCGGCAATCCGGAGACCGTGAACGGCGCGGCCGACCAGCTGACCGCCAAGGCGAACACGATGAAAACGGTGGCCGACGATCTCGGGAACGTCCGGGTCGACGGCTGGGAGGGCAAGGCGAGCAACGCCTTCTGGGACGGGTTCTCCGGCGAGAAGCCGAACTGGATGCGCGGCCACGACTCGATGACCGCCGCCGCGAAGACGCTGACCAGCCACGCCAGCACGCTGACCTGGGCACAGGGCCAGGCCACCGAGGCGATCGCGCTGTGGAAAGAGGGCGAGGCGGCGACCAAGAAGGCGAAGGCCGAGTTCGACGCCGACCCGGCCAACGCGGGCACGCCCGCGCCGGGCGGCACGGTCAAGCCCGCCTTCAACGACCCCGGCGAGGCCAAGCGCGCGGAGGCGCGGGAGATGCTGAGCGAGGCCCGCCGCCAGCTCAAGGAAGCCGGCAGCACGAACGGCAAGGCCATCGAGAACGAGGGCGGCAAGGGGCCGGGTGCGCCGAGCTGGCTGTCCGGACCGGCCGCGTTCGTGGACAAGGCCGGTGCCGGGAAGACCAACATCGGCAAGACCTTCAAAGAGCACACGCTGCTCAACGAGGCCGAAAAGGACTCCAAGACCGGCGACAAGTTCGGCAAGTACAAGGAGTTCGGCGACAAGTTCGAGGACAAGAAGGGCCCGGACGTCAAGGTCGCCCTCGGCGAGTGGAGCAAGGAAGCCAACCTGTTCAAGGTGGACGCCAAGGGCGCCACCCAGCTCGGGGACGTCACCATCGCCGGTTCCGCCGAGGCGAAGGTGGGCGCGGAGGTCGGCGCGTCCGGTTCGATCGGCCGGGACGGCATCTCCGGCGAGGTCAAGGCCAGCGCGGGCGCCACCGCTTCGGCGCAGGGCTCGGCGATCTACGGTCCGGCCGAGGTCGGCGGTTCGGCGAAGGCGTTCGCCGGTGCCGAGGCGCAGGCGAGCGGCTCGGTCGGCCCCGACGGCGTGAAGGCCGGAGCCAGCGCGTTCGCGGGTGCGCGGGCCGAAGGCGAAGTGCATGCTGATGTCGGCGGTGTCGGTGCCGGTGTGAAGGGCGAGGCATGGGCCGGGGTCGGCGCCGAGGCGAACGTGCAGGCCGGGTTCGAGGACGGCAAGTTCAAGATCGGCGGCGAGGCCGGCGTCGGTCTCGGCATCGGCGGCAAGATCGGCGGCGAGATCACCATCGACCCGGGCAAGATCGCGGACACCGTTGGCGACGCGGCCGGTGCGGTTGGCGACGCGGTCGGCGACGCCGCGTCGGCGATCAACCCGTTCGACTGA
- a CDS encoding DUF3024 domain-containing protein, protein MSSIPEFQQRQIERWCAGRVPARLRDEIRVECRRRGGSVTILERRAQWSGDVGSEWIEQRVAQLRYDANGRWSVYWADRNGRWLSHPGFPEADTPVPLLAEIDRNPDGVFWG, encoded by the coding sequence ATGTCGTCGATACCCGAGTTCCAGCAACGTCAGATCGAACGGTGGTGCGCCGGCCGCGTACCCGCTCGGTTGCGCGACGAGATCCGCGTGGAATGCCGGCGCCGCGGCGGCTCGGTGACCATTCTCGAACGGCGGGCGCAGTGGTCCGGGGACGTCGGTTCGGAGTGGATCGAGCAGCGGGTGGCACAGCTGCGTTATGACGCGAACGGCCGATGGTCGGTTTACTGGGCGGACCGCAACGGCCGCTGGCTCAGCCATCCCGGGTTCCCGGAGGCGGACACCCCGGTGCCGCTGCTGGCGGAGATCGACCGCAACCCGGACGGTGTTTTCTGGGGCTGA
- a CDS encoding DUF742 domain-containing protein → MAGESALQPVNPGDEPFFDEAAGPLVRPYAMVRGRARPNTYGLEPVTLVVALVPVRAKTGLPPELERLLRLCQRPISVAEAASRLDLPVLVVRGLLNELIARREVIFRPADSLRVPAVS, encoded by the coding sequence ATGGCCGGCGAAAGCGCCTTACAGCCTGTGAATCCCGGTGACGAGCCGTTCTTCGACGAGGCCGCCGGTCCGCTGGTGCGGCCCTATGCGATGGTGCGCGGCCGGGCCCGGCCGAACACCTACGGCCTGGAGCCGGTCACTCTGGTCGTCGCGCTGGTGCCGGTGCGGGCGAAGACCGGCCTGCCGCCGGAGCTGGAGCGACTGCTGCGGCTGTGCCAGCGGCCGATCTCGGTGGCCGAGGCGGCGAGCAGGTTGGACCTGCCGGTACTGGTGGTGCGGGGCCTGCTCAACGAGCTGATCGCGCGGCGTGAGGTGATCTTCCGGCCGGCGGACTCACTCCGGGTGCCGGCGGTGAGCTGA